Proteins encoded within one genomic window of Sphaerotilus montanus:
- a CDS encoding FAD-binding oxidoreductase, translating into MPNQDLPLIAELCTAVGAAHVLRDGDLVAYERDWRKRWHGRALAVVRPGSTAEVAAVMRLCARHGVAVVPQGGNTSLVGGSVPDDSGTQVLLNLGRLHRVRSIDAANLTMTVEAGCVLQAAQAAAEAAGLLLPLSLAAEGSCTIGGNLSTNAGGTQVLRYGNARELCLGLEVVTPSGDIWEGLSGLRKDNTGYDLRHLYIGSEGTLGVITAAVMRLYPQPAASMTALAACASVEQCVALLQLAQARAAASLTGFEVMSDCALSLVRKHFPQIPQPLPPAAWTVLLEVSDAESADHARTVFEGLLEAALEAGAITDAAVASSVAQSRSMWHLRESISMAQAEEGLNIKHDIALPVSRIPAFVASTDAALEQAFPGARLVNFGHLGDGNLHYNVQVPVGGSPAEFLARHEHAVNTLVYDAVQAHGGSISAEHGIGALKRDELAQRKSPVALTLMRSIKQALDPGQRMNPGRMLDTASITATDP; encoded by the coding sequence ATGCCGAACCAGGACCTTCCGCTGATCGCCGAACTCTGCACCGCTGTCGGAGCCGCCCACGTGCTGCGCGACGGTGATCTGGTGGCCTACGAACGCGACTGGCGCAAGCGCTGGCACGGCCGCGCGCTGGCGGTGGTGCGGCCCGGCAGCACGGCCGAAGTGGCCGCGGTGATGCGCCTGTGCGCCCGACACGGCGTGGCCGTGGTGCCGCAGGGCGGCAACACCAGCCTGGTTGGTGGCTCGGTGCCGGACGACAGCGGCACGCAAGTGCTGCTGAACCTGGGCCGGCTGCACCGGGTGCGCAGCATCGACGCGGCCAACCTGACGATGACGGTCGAGGCCGGCTGCGTGCTGCAGGCCGCACAGGCCGCGGCCGAGGCGGCAGGGCTGCTGCTGCCGCTGAGTCTGGCGGCGGAAGGCAGTTGCACCATCGGCGGCAACCTCTCGACCAATGCAGGGGGCACGCAGGTGCTGCGCTACGGCAATGCCCGCGAGCTCTGCCTCGGGCTGGAGGTGGTGACGCCATCCGGCGACATCTGGGAGGGTCTGAGCGGACTGCGCAAGGACAACACTGGCTACGACCTGCGCCACCTCTACATCGGCAGCGAAGGCACGCTGGGCGTGATCACCGCCGCGGTGATGCGCCTGTATCCGCAGCCGGCGGCCTCGATGACCGCGCTGGCCGCCTGTGCGTCGGTGGAACAGTGCGTGGCGCTGCTGCAACTGGCACAGGCCCGCGCGGCGGCATCACTGACCGGCTTCGAGGTGATGAGCGACTGCGCGCTGTCGCTGGTCCGCAAGCACTTCCCGCAGATCCCGCAGCCGCTGCCACCCGCCGCCTGGACCGTGCTGCTGGAAGTCTCCGACGCCGAAAGCGCCGACCACGCCCGGACCGTGTTCGAAGGGTTGCTGGAGGCCGCGCTGGAGGCCGGGGCCATCACCGATGCGGCCGTGGCGTCCTCGGTCGCACAGTCGCGGTCGATGTGGCACCTGCGCGAGTCGATCTCGATGGCGCAGGCCGAAGAAGGCCTCAACATCAAGCACGACATCGCCTTGCCTGTGTCGCGCATTCCGGCCTTCGTGGCCAGCACGGATGCGGCGCTGGAGCAGGCCTTCCCGGGCGCACGGCTGGTCAACTTCGGGCATCTCGGCGACGGCAACCTGCACTACAACGTGCAGGTGCCGGTCGGTGGATCCCCCGCGGAGTTCCTGGCACGGCACGAACACGCGGTCAACACGCTGGTCTATGACGCGGTGCAGGCGCACGGCGGTTCGATCTCGGCCGAGCACGGCATCGGGGCCCTGAAGCGGGATGAACTGGCGCAGCGCAAGTCACCGGTCGCGCTGACGCTGATGCGGTCGATCAAGCAGGCACTGGACCCCGGTCAGCGCATGAACCCTGGCCGGATGCTGGACACCGCCAGCATCACTGCAACGGACCCTTGA
- a CDS encoding DUF2069 domain-containing protein, whose protein sequence is MTEPALSTPHAVPAPAHPAGIPTSAVLRSRWLAFGTCLALVALGLLWELALARTGSGTLAIKVLPLVLALPGLWRMKLYTYRWLSLAVWLYAAEGAVRINSAPGREVPLAAVEIVLSVLLFTACAWHVRERLAAGRLAAAVA, encoded by the coding sequence ATGACCGAACCCGCCCTGTCCACACCCCACGCTGTCCCTGCGCCCGCCCATCCGGCCGGCATCCCCACCTCCGCGGTCCTGCGCAGCCGCTGGCTGGCCTTCGGGACCTGTCTGGCGCTCGTGGCGCTGGGGCTGCTCTGGGAACTGGCACTGGCACGCACCGGCAGCGGCACGCTCGCCATCAAGGTGCTGCCGCTGGTGCTGGCACTACCGGGCCTGTGGCGCATGAAGCTCTACACCTACCGCTGGCTGAGCCTGGCCGTCTGGCTCTACGCCGCCGAAGGCGCGGTGCGGATCAACAGCGCGCCAGGACGCGAGGTGCCGCTGGCCGCGGTCGAGATCGTGCTCTCGGTGCTGCTGTTCACCGCCTGTGCCTGGCATGTGCGTGAACGGCTGGCAGCCGGGCGGCTGGCCGCTGCGGTGGCCTGA
- a CDS encoding DUF1178 family protein — translation MKVLNLQCASGHAFEGWFGSEEDYQSQQSRGLLTCPMCGMAEVLRMPSAPRLNLSGARTPPADIPSAPASPAPGHVPRSGLEPGSRIAQTPERAQAEAILLQAMRHVLANTEDVGAHFAEEARRIHHGEIEHRNIRGEATPVEAQALREEGIDVVHLPIPEGLKGPLQ, via the coding sequence CGAGGGCTGGTTCGGCTCGGAAGAGGATTACCAGTCGCAGCAGTCCCGCGGATTGCTGACCTGTCCGATGTGCGGGATGGCCGAGGTCCTGCGCATGCCCTCTGCACCGCGGCTCAACCTGTCCGGCGCCAGAACACCCCCTGCGGACATCCCATCGGCTCCCGCCAGTCCCGCACCAGGCCATGTGCCCAGGTCCGGACTTGAACCGGGCTCACGCATTGCCCAGACCCCCGAGCGTGCCCAGGCCGAGGCCATCCTGCTCCAGGCCATGCGCCATGTCCTGGCCAACACCGAAGACGTCGGGGCGCACTTCGCGGAGGAGGCCCGGCGCATCCACCACGGCGAGATCGAACACCGCAACATCCGCGGCGAGGCGACACCTGTTGAGGCGCAGGCCCTGCGCGAAGAGGGCATCGACGTCGTTCACCTGCCGATTCCCGAGGGACTCAAGGGTCCGTTGCAGTGA
- a CDS encoding methyl-accepting chemotaxis protein, producing MSTTDAQGRILYCNPAFIEVSGFVREELLGQPHNLIRHPDMPAEAFRDMWTTIAGGEPWSGIVKNRRKNGDHYWVMANVTPLFEGDRPAGYMSVRTQASRAQIEAAEQLYAAMRAEQSSGGAGRHRLRSGRVELHTWSARLGRRLAVRPSKRLFLLCCGCGLTGMVAGQVGQAAAGGLGVLSWVLAAVLVAGAAAVAAWRIGFTTVQPMQRLLQFANRMAAGDLSRRLPADQPGLAGRLERALNQLSVNLLAIVGDTRAGVESLQGTAGEMARGNLELSERTESQASSLVQTSASMTQITATVRHSAESARGVADMALQTSDITSRSTNAVHRVTETMQTISQASRRIQEIVQVIDGIALQTNLLALNAAVEAARAGEQGRGFAVVAGEVRQLAKSTSVAAQEIKELIQDAASKVEAGTLQTDLACSSMDEALAAVRQMSTLVGGIGAGATEQLVGISQINEAVANMETLTQHNATLVQDLSRAASSVGAQAEMVSEAVRIFRLDTQAQPAAATSAVALRRQMKPAMSR from the coding sequence GTGTCAACCACGGATGCGCAGGGGCGCATCCTCTATTGCAATCCCGCGTTCATCGAGGTCAGTGGTTTTGTCCGGGAGGAACTGCTCGGGCAGCCGCACAACCTGATCCGCCATCCCGACATGCCGGCGGAGGCCTTTCGCGACATGTGGACCACGATCGCTGGTGGCGAGCCCTGGTCCGGGATCGTCAAGAACCGGCGCAAGAACGGCGACCATTACTGGGTCATGGCCAATGTCACGCCACTGTTCGAGGGCGATCGGCCCGCGGGGTACATGTCGGTGCGCACGCAGGCCAGTCGCGCGCAAATCGAGGCTGCGGAGCAACTCTACGCCGCGATGCGGGCGGAGCAGTCGTCCGGCGGTGCCGGCCGTCACCGGCTGCGCAGCGGACGGGTCGAACTGCACACTTGGTCAGCAAGGCTGGGCCGCCGGCTGGCAGTCCGTCCATCCAAGCGACTGTTTCTGCTCTGCTGCGGGTGTGGCCTGACCGGGATGGTCGCCGGACAGGTCGGCCAGGCGGCTGCTGGGGGCCTGGGTGTGTTGTCGTGGGTGCTGGCCGCGGTGCTGGTGGCGGGCGCGGCAGCAGTGGCCGCCTGGCGCATCGGCTTCACGACCGTGCAGCCGATGCAGCGCTTGCTCCAGTTCGCCAACCGCATGGCTGCGGGTGATCTGAGCCGCCGCCTGCCAGCCGATCAACCCGGTCTGGCCGGGCGGCTCGAACGGGCACTCAACCAGCTGTCGGTCAACCTGCTGGCGATTGTCGGGGACACCCGTGCCGGGGTGGAATCGCTGCAGGGCACGGCGGGTGAAATGGCCCGCGGCAACCTCGAACTGTCCGAGCGCACCGAGTCCCAGGCGTCCAGTCTGGTTCAGACGTCGGCGTCGATGACGCAGATCACCGCCACCGTGCGCCACAGCGCCGAAAGCGCCCGCGGCGTGGCCGACATGGCCTTGCAGACGTCGGACATCACCTCGCGCAGCACGAACGCCGTCCACCGCGTGACGGAGACGATGCAGACCATCAGCCAGGCCTCGCGCCGCATCCAGGAAATCGTCCAGGTCATCGATGGCATCGCGCTGCAGACCAATCTGCTGGCGCTGAATGCAGCGGTCGAGGCGGCCCGGGCGGGTGAGCAGGGCCGCGGCTTTGCCGTGGTGGCGGGCGAGGTGCGCCAGCTGGCCAAGAGCACGTCGGTGGCGGCGCAGGAAATCAAGGAGCTGATCCAGGATGCCGCCAGCAAGGTCGAGGCGGGGACCCTGCAGACCGACCTGGCCTGCAGCTCCATGGACGAGGCGCTCGCTGCCGTGCGGCAGATGAGCACGCTGGTGGGCGGCATCGGCGCGGGCGCCACCGAGCAACTGGTCGGCATCTCGCAGATCAACGAGGCCGTGGCCAACATGGAAACCCTCACCCAGCACAACGCCACGCTGGTGCAGGACCTGAGCCGTGCGGCCAGTTCGGTGGGCGCGCAGGCCGAGATGGTGTCCGAAGCGGTCCGCATCTTTCGGCTGGACACCCAGGCCCAACCCGCAGCGGCCACGTCGGCGGTTGCCCTGCGCCGCCAGATGAAGCCGGCGATGTCGCGCTGA
- a CDS encoding YihY family inner membrane protein has protein sequence MNPFSSRWAALQHWPWLDTLRTLRQRFREDRLGVTAGSLTFTTMISLVPLATVTFALFTAFPMFANFRKALEVYFLQNLVPDAIARPVLKQLTLFASKASQVGTIGLVVLVFTALALLLTIDRSLNAIWRVRQPRPLAQRVLVYWATATLTPLVLGVSLSMTSYAVSASSGLVEALPGGVSFLLGLIELGLMAAGMSALFKFVPNTQVRWSHAALGGVFVAVGFELAKRGLAWYLGLAPTYTTIYGAFATVPILLSWIYLGWVIVLLGAVIAAYAPSLQMRVVRHAVTPGWRFMLALTVLRELALARQSTVRGVALVELCERLHLDPLQVDPVVEQLQRLDWVGSLSEPGLARHVLLIDPACTPVAPLVQALLLSARWQDEPFWRHAGLSEMRLADALGGAFSP, from the coding sequence ATGAATCCCTTCAGCAGTCGCTGGGCTGCCCTCCAGCACTGGCCGTGGCTCGACACGCTGCGCACGCTGCGCCAGCGTTTCCGTGAAGACCGGCTCGGTGTCACGGCCGGCAGCCTGACCTTCACGACCATGATCTCGCTGGTGCCGCTGGCGACGGTGACCTTCGCGCTCTTCACGGCTTTCCCGATGTTCGCGAATTTCCGCAAGGCGCTGGAGGTCTATTTCCTGCAGAACCTGGTGCCGGACGCCATCGCCCGCCCCGTGCTGAAGCAGCTGACGCTGTTCGCCAGCAAGGCGAGCCAGGTCGGTACGATCGGCCTGGTGGTGCTGGTCTTCACGGCCCTCGCGCTGCTGCTGACCATCGACCGCTCCCTCAACGCCATCTGGCGGGTGCGCCAGCCCCGACCGCTCGCCCAGCGCGTGCTGGTGTACTGGGCCACGGCCACGCTGACACCACTGGTGCTGGGTGTCAGCCTGTCGATGACCTCGTATGCCGTGTCCGCTTCCAGCGGACTGGTCGAGGCCTTGCCGGGCGGGGTCTCCTTCTTGCTGGGGCTGATCGAGCTGGGACTGATGGCCGCCGGCATGTCGGCACTGTTCAAGTTCGTGCCCAACACCCAGGTGCGCTGGAGCCATGCGGCGCTGGGGGGCGTGTTTGTCGCCGTGGGGTTCGAGCTGGCCAAGCGCGGGCTGGCCTGGTACCTGGGCCTCGCACCGACCTACACCACGATCTACGGCGCATTCGCCACGGTGCCGATCCTGCTGAGCTGGATCTACCTGGGCTGGGTGATCGTGCTGCTCGGCGCGGTGATCGCGGCCTATGCGCCGAGCCTGCAGATGCGCGTGGTGCGCCACGCGGTGACGCCGGGATGGCGGTTCATGCTCGCGCTGACCGTGCTGCGCGAACTGGCCCTGGCCCGGCAGAGCACGGTGCGTGGTGTGGCGCTGGTCGAGCTGTGCGAGCGGCTGCATCTGGATCCGCTGCAGGTCGATCCGGTGGTCGAGCAATTGCAGCGCCTGGACTGGGTCGGCAGCCTGTCCGAGCCGGGGCTGGCGCGCCACGTGCTGCTGATCGATCCGGCCTGCACGCCGGTGGCGCCACTGGTGCAGGCCTTGCTGCTGTCCGCACGCTGGCAGGATGAGCCGTTCTGGCGCCATGCCGGTCTGTCCGAGATGCGACTGGCGGACGCGCTGGGCGGGGCGTTCTCGCCTTGA
- a CDS encoding alpha/beta fold hydrolase yields the protein MPMSLSTRSAMYAYTGGRPFDAALPCVVFIHGALNDHSVWTLAARWCAHHGHGVLAVDLPGHGRSAGPALPDVEAMADAVLALLAEHGVQQTALVGHSMGSLIALEAASRAAPGLVSHLVMVGTAYPMRVSPALLATAAQEPLAAIDQVVTFSHASMAAKPSYPGPGAWLHGASRALMRQVLARGTGVAGIEHNLFHHDFTACDRYAHGLAAAEQLRTAGNTRCSLIVGGRDRMTMPKQAATIAQALGAQVHTLPTAGHALMQEDPDGLLAALRLSLR from the coding sequence ATGCCCATGTCCCTTTCCACCCGCTCTGCCATGTACGCCTACACCGGCGGCCGGCCGTTCGACGCAGCCCTGCCCTGCGTCGTGTTCATCCACGGCGCGCTCAACGACCACAGCGTCTGGACGCTGGCCGCGCGCTGGTGCGCACACCACGGCCACGGCGTGCTCGCCGTGGATCTGCCGGGGCATGGCCGCAGCGCGGGCCCTGCCCTGCCGGATGTCGAAGCGATGGCCGACGCCGTGCTCGCGCTGCTGGCCGAACACGGCGTGCAGCAGACGGCGCTGGTCGGGCACAGCATGGGCTCGCTGATCGCGCTGGAAGCCGCCAGTCGGGCCGCACCAGGGCTGGTCAGTCACCTCGTGATGGTCGGTACCGCCTATCCGATGCGTGTCTCGCCCGCGCTGCTGGCCACTGCGGCACAGGAGCCGCTGGCGGCGATCGACCAGGTGGTGACCTTCTCGCACGCGTCGATGGCAGCCAAGCCATCCTACCCCGGGCCAGGTGCGTGGCTGCATGGCGCCAGCCGCGCGCTGATGCGTCAGGTGCTCGCGCGGGGCACCGGGGTGGCAGGCATCGAACACAACCTGTTCCACCACGACTTCACGGCCTGCGACCGCTACGCCCATGGACTGGCCGCAGCGGAGCAGCTGCGCACCGCCGGAAACACCCGCTGCAGCCTCATCGTGGGCGGCCGGGACCGCATGACCATGCCGAAACAGGCCGCCACGATCGCCCAGGCCCTCGGTGCACAGGTGCACACGCTGCCGACCGCCGGCCACGCCCTCATGCAGGAAGACCCGGACGGCCTGCTCGCCGCGCTGCGCCTGTCGCTGCGCTGA